In Bernardetia litoralis DSM 6794, the genomic window TTTTGTAAATTACCTAAATGTTCAGAAAACGAGCCGTTTGCAACCTCCTTTTGGTATTGCTCAAGTGGGTAAAGCATTCAGAAATGAAATCGTAGCTCGTCAGTTTATTATGCGTATGCGTGAATTTACGCAAATGGAAATGCAATTTTTCATAAAACCAGGGACACAGCAAGAATGGTTTGCAAAATGGAAAGAAAACCGTCATCAATGGCATTTAGCTATTGGAACACCTGCCGAAAAACTTCGTTTTCACGTTCATGACAAACTGGCTCATTATGCAGATGCAGCTGAAGATATTGAATTTAATTATCCAATTGGTTGGAAAGAAATGGAAGGAATTCATTCTCGTACAGACTTTGATTTAAAGCAACACGAGGAATATTCTAAGAAAAAATTGCGCTTCCATGATGCACAAGCAAAAGAAAATTATGTGCCTTATGTAATCGAAACTTCTATCGGTCTTGACCGTCTGTTTTTATCTGTAATGAGTAATGCTTATCAAGAAACAGAATCTACAAACGAAAAAGGAAATGTAGAAAAACGTATTTTCCTTTCTTTCCCTGCACCACTTGCGCCAACAAAAGTAGCTGTTTTTCCTCTTACCAAAAAAGACGGTTTGCCAGACAAAGCAAAAGAAATTTTAAAAGACTTGAGCCTTGATTTAGAAACATTTTATGAAGAAAGTGCTTCTATTGGAAAGCGTTATGCTCGTCAAGATGTAGTTGGAACTCCGTTCTGTGTTACTGTTGATCATGATACTTTAGAAAATAATACAGTTACTTTGCGTTATCGTGATACAATGGAACAAATTCGTATTCCGATTTCTGAACTAAAAGCAAAATTACTTCATGAATGTTCGATGAGTAGAATTTTGGAGAAATTGGTTTAAAAATAGATTCTTTTCCTAGTCAAAAAATAAAAAAACTTTCAATTAGATATTTTTATAATAATCTGATTGAAAGTTTTTATTTTTTAACTCTTATGTTCTACTATTTATCCTCACGAATACAAATAGAGCAGACTATTTACTAAAAACAGCCTAATATTTTTATAGCAAATTATCTCAACCCATAAAACATTGACTACAAACGACTTAATACTGATTTTATTCAATCCTATGTATTCTTATTTTTTTTAATTAGATTAGAGAACAAAATAATTTCACTCTAAATCTTACTAAAAATTTTATGAAAAATCGTCGCTTATCCAAGCCTATCGAAAAAATGCTTCCTCATTATGATGTGGTTGTGATTGGTTCGGGTTATGGAGGTTCAATTTCTGCCTCTCGCCTTTCTCGTGCAGGAAAAAAAGTAGCATTATTGGAAAGGGGAAAAGAATATC contains:
- a CDS encoding glycine--tRNA ligase translates to MESTKKQNKKKKGSPENEVFQKIISHCKEYGFVFQSSEIYDGLQAVYDYGQNGSALRNNLQQAWWLAMTRLNDNIVGIDAAIFMHPTTWQASGHIEGFNDPMIDNKDSQKRYRADQIIEARAEQYEKEGDKEKGQALVDKMNDFLKKEDLEGVYNLIVEENIVCEISGTANWTEVRQFNLMFSTQIGSVDNESSQVYLRPETAQGIFVNYLNVQKTSRLQPPFGIAQVGKAFRNEIVARQFIMRMREFTQMEMQFFIKPGTQQEWFAKWKENRHQWHLAIGTPAEKLRFHVHDKLAHYADAAEDIEFNYPIGWKEMEGIHSRTDFDLKQHEEYSKKKLRFHDAQAKENYVPYVIETSIGLDRLFLSVMSNAYQETESTNEKGNVEKRIFLSFPAPLAPTKVAVFPLTKKDGLPDKAKEILKDLSLDLETFYEESASIGKRYARQDVVGTPFCVTVDHDTLENNTVTLRYRDTMEQIRIPISELKAKLLHECSMSRILEKLV